The DNA sequence TAGCACAGTAACAACAGCGGCAGTGGTCAACAAACCCACCCTGCCGGGTCAAGTGCTGGCCCCGGTGGCCCAGGGCCAGATCAACCGCCGGGTTGAACTGCGGCGCGAACCGGATGCCGCTTCCGGCCTATTGGATACGATGTATGTTGATGAAAAAGTAACTGTGCTGGCCGTGAACGACGCAAGGGATTGGGCCGTGATCCAGGCTAACCAGGCCCGGGCCGGCTGGCTGCCGGCGGACAACCTCACCTTGACCGAGGGGTCTCTGGACCAGGCTTATGTGGTTCAAACCGCCTGGGTGGATAGCAACGAATTGGAGATTAAGAGCGGCCCCGGCATTTATCACGATACGGTTGGCACGTTGGCCCTCAACGACCTGGTGGCCGTATTGGCCCAAAACGACGGCGGCAATTGGGTGTTGATAGAAACCCAGGCCGGCGGGCGCGGCTGGATTTCGCCCAAATTTTTAACTATGCGGGGGTCTCTGGCCGGGGTACCACTGATAACCTCGTTTTCTATTGAAGCTCCTCCGCCCGCAGCTACGCCGGAGCCGTTTACGCCCAAGTGGCCGGTGCAAAACCTGCTGGCCTTGCAATTGTCCAGTGGCGGCGACATCATGCTCATCAATGCTGACGGCAGCGGCCTGCGCCGTTTGACCCACGGGCTTGATCCGGTCCTCTCCCCCGATGGCCGGGCCGTGGCCTTCACCCGCTGGCAAGGAGACCAGGGGTCGCTGTGGATAATTAACACCGATGGCAGCAATGAACGGCTTATCATTGACGAAGTGCGCAAAGCCAAAGGCCCCACCTGGTCGCTCGACGGTGCGCAAATCATGTTCAACTACCAACACGGCGGGCGGCTGGAAGTGGCCGAGATTTGCCATAATTTGAGCAAAAGCGAACCTAAACCGCCCATGAATGCTTACGACTTTGAAGTCAAGATGAAGGGCATGACGCCTTATCTTTGTTGGCTGGTCCCGCCCGACCCTCATTGGGGCCTGCGCCTGGTCAACCTGGCCGATGGCCGGTCTGAGGATGTTTTTGGCGGCACGTATGCCTTTCGGCCCGCCTGGGACCCCGGCCAACCCTGGCGGATTGTGTCTGATAGCGGCATGGGCTTATTGGGCATTGACCTTAATCGCCCCGATTATCGTGAACCCCTGACCGATAATGTCAATGACGGCTCGCCGGTGTTTTCGCCTGATGGATGTTACCTGGCCGTGACCGTCGGCAATCAGGGCGGCAGTTCCGGCTACGATATTTTCCGCTTGAACGCCGACGGCAGCGGCCGGGTCCGCTTGACCCAAACCCCGTTGTGGGTGCCCGTTGGCCCAGATGAGCAGAAGCCGTGGAACAACGTGGCCTCGGCCTGGTCGCCCGATGGCTCACAGATTGCGTTTTTAACCGACCGCGCCGGTCGCTGGGAGATTTGGGTGATGAACGCCGACGGCTCCAACCAGCGCCAGATGTTCTCCAACGAGGTGAACGACCAGCTTGACCTGACTTACAATTTTGTGGATGAACAAGTGTTGAGTTGGCGATAGGCCGAAGGATAAAACAATAGAACAGCCAAAAGCCGATGCCGCTTCAGGTGTCGGCTTTTTATTGTTGAGGAACTTAGAGCGAGATGCGCGTTATTGCCGGCACAGCGAAAGGCAGAAAATTAAAGGCCGTTCCGGGGGAGGCGACCCGGCCCATTACCGACCGGGCGAAAGAGGCGCTTTTTAATATTTTGGGCACCTGGATACTGGAGGCGCGGGTGCTGGATTTATTTGGCGGCACCGGGGCGGTGGGCATCGAGGCGTTGAGCCGGGGCGCGGCCCACGTGACCTTTGTGGATAAAAGCCAGGCCTCTACCCGCACCATTGGCGAAAACCTGCGGCTGACGGTTTTGGCCAATCGGGCTTATGTGAAACGGGCGGATGCGTTCAAATTTTTGGCTCAGTCGCCGCCGGGACAGCCCTTTGACCTGATCTATATTGCCCCGCCCCAATATCAACAGTTATGGCTTAAGGCTTTGCAAATGCTCGACCGGCAGCTTGGCCAGTGGCTTTTACCCGATGGGGCTATTGTGGTGCAGATTCACCCGGTAGAAAACGAGGCGGTGGTTTTGCAAAACCTGGTTTTGTACGACGAGCGCCGGTATGGCAGCACCTTGCTTTGTTTTTACGAGTGGCAGGAGAACGGCGATTAATGCCCCGCGATCACTCAAACCCATC is a window from the Anaerolineae bacterium genome containing:
- the rsmD gene encoding 16S rRNA (guanine(966)-N(2))-methyltransferase RsmD, with translation MRVIAGTAKGRKLKAVPGEATRPITDRAKEALFNILGTWILEARVLDLFGGTGAVGIEALSRGAAHVTFVDKSQASTRTIGENLRLTVLANRAYVKRADAFKFLAQSPPGQPFDLIYIAPPQYQQLWLKALQMLDRQLGQWLLPDGAIVVQIHPVENEAVVLQNLVLYDERRYGSTLLCFYEWQENGD
- a CDS encoding SH3 domain-containing protein, which translates into the protein MMNQKQIWILPILLILTTVLVGCGVGLAEEKEVALPINLDEWPTSVPTAVAVSPTPFPKFTLDPTATPTPPPAATPTPAPVTTSVVVEDTTTASGDMNEVLMQQVSSLLTKDFAPVAVALTNVDGATIRQGPGTSYPAVSTLERSSLVGVLGQNPAGDWLYVIDVALNYGWLPTEVLRITGSVEGAPVLPPDPVAALIARAISASSGSAETAPAGNSATNLRPLLVADLPPATTARVNNDVLNMRQRPGAEFNLLGTLSRDDEVAVLALNTDKQWALVKTADDKTGWVSVDFLQVEGDLTDVPQVLSLAPVDGHPADQLAPIAAMSGQPIPASTGASSTGSTVTTAAVVNKPTLPGQVLAPVAQGQINRRVELRREPDAASGLLDTMYVDEKVTVLAVNDARDWAVIQANQARAGWLPADNLTLTEGSLDQAYVVQTAWVDSNELEIKSGPGIYHDTVGTLALNDLVAVLAQNDGGNWVLIETQAGGRGWISPKFLTMRGSLAGVPLITSFSIEAPPPAATPEPFTPKWPVQNLLALQLSSGGDIMLINADGSGLRRLTHGLDPVLSPDGRAVAFTRWQGDQGSLWIINTDGSNERLIIDEVRKAKGPTWSLDGAQIMFNYQHGGRLEVAEICHNLSKSEPKPPMNAYDFEVKMKGMTPYLCWLVPPDPHWGLRLVNLADGRSEDVFGGTYAFRPAWDPGQPWRIVSDSGMGLLGIDLNRPDYREPLTDNVNDGSPVFSPDGCYLAVTVGNQGGSSGYDIFRLNADGSGRVRLTQTPLWVPVGPDEQKPWNNVASAWSPDGSQIAFLTDRAGRWEIWVMNADGSNQRQMFSNEVNDQLDLTYNFVDEQVLSWR